A single genomic interval of Acidovorax sp. 1608163 harbors:
- a CDS encoding helix-turn-helix domain-containing protein, with amino-acid sequence MAEATRLTTDNLPPQQAALAWRDWMATLFDGLESDLYGDTGFDGHLHTAWAGDVVLTQLEANRHRVIRRPRTARAGAQHYLKIVAPWQGQALVQQHGRQAVVQPGGWAIYDTTGSYEVANPQRSRHLIVRVPTSQLAERGLHLPTLMGRVVGGHAGISRVALDAMRSTYNELPSMTPEAARGAGRLIGELVCLSLQELAGQGPAAALHEAFKDRIRAYIAQHLRDPALTIERMAQGLNCSKRHLHNAFADADETLAEHILRRRLQACMDEMRNPDCRHRTISEIAFSWGFSSGAYFSRVFRAQVGVSPTEYRVGVVGQSRLGLALAWVDCQTK; translated from the coding sequence ATGGCCGAAGCGACCCGCCTCACCACCGACAACCTGCCGCCGCAGCAGGCCGCGCTGGCCTGGCGCGACTGGATGGCCACGCTGTTTGATGGGTTGGAGTCTGATCTGTACGGCGACACCGGCTTTGACGGCCACCTGCACACCGCCTGGGCGGGGGATGTGGTGCTGACGCAGCTGGAGGCCAACCGCCACCGCGTCATTCGCCGCCCACGCACAGCCCGTGCAGGCGCGCAGCACTACCTCAAAATCGTCGCCCCCTGGCAGGGGCAGGCCCTGGTGCAACAGCACGGGCGGCAGGCGGTGGTGCAGCCCGGTGGCTGGGCCATCTACGACACCACGGGCAGCTACGAAGTGGCCAACCCCCAGCGCAGCCGCCACCTCATCGTGAGGGTGCCCACCAGCCAGCTGGCCGAGCGTGGCCTGCACCTGCCCACGCTGATGGGCCGTGTGGTGGGCGGCCACGCGGGCATCTCGCGCGTGGCGCTGGACGCCATGCGCAGCACCTACAACGAGCTGCCCAGCATGACCCCCGAGGCCGCACGCGGCGCCGGGCGGCTGATTGGCGAGCTGGTCTGCCTGTCGCTGCAAGAGCTGGCCGGGCAGGGCCCCGCTGCCGCGCTGCACGAGGCCTTCAAAGACCGCATCCGCGCCTACATCGCACAGCACCTGCGAGACCCGGCGCTGACCATTGAGCGCATGGCCCAAGGGCTGAACTGCAGCAAGCGCCACCTGCACAACGCCTTTGCCGACGCCGATGAAACCCTGGCCGAACACATCCTGCGCCGCCGCTTGCAGGCGTGTATGGATGAGATGCGCAATCCCGACTGCCGCCACCGCACCATCAGCGAGATAGCTTTCTCGTGGGGCTTTAGCAGCGGGGCGTATTTCAGCCGGGTGTTCCGGGCGCAGGTGGGGGTGTCGCCTACGGAGTACCGGGTGGGGGTCGTCGGCCAGTCGCGGCTTGGGTTGGCGCTGGCATGGGTTGATTGCCAAACCAAATGA
- a CDS encoding aldehyde dehydrogenase: MSPISMLIGGQPRAASNGATFERRNPLDHTVATTAPAATVADAVAAVEAAAQAFPAWAALGPGARRTLLMKAAHALEGKADAFAQAMAAETGASGIWAGFNVHLAADMLLEAAAITTQINGEVIPSNVPGSVAMAVRQPAGVVLGIAPWNAPVILGVRAIATPLACGNTVVLKGSELCPATHGLIIEALQEAGLPPGVVNFVTNAPADAGAVVEAMVAHPALRRVNFTGSTKVGRIIAQTCAKYLKQAVLELGGKAPFVVLDDADVDAAVAAATFGAFANSGQICMSTERIVVDEKVADEFVAKLAARATSLPLGDPRKGPVVLGSVVDQATVTRCNALIDDALAKGATLVCGGKADSTLMPATLLDHVTPAMDIYREESFAPVKAIVRVNGVEEAVACANDNEFGLSAAVFGRDVARAWQVAGRIESGICHVNGPTVHDEAQMPFGGVKASGYGRFGGKAGIDAFTELRWITVQTAPRHYPF, from the coding sequence ATGAGCCCCATTTCCATGCTGATTGGCGGGCAGCCCCGCGCTGCGTCCAACGGCGCCACGTTTGAGCGCCGCAACCCGCTGGACCACACCGTGGCCACCACGGCGCCTGCCGCCACCGTGGCCGATGCCGTGGCGGCGGTAGAGGCTGCGGCGCAGGCCTTCCCAGCCTGGGCGGCCCTGGGGCCAGGCGCGCGCCGCACCCTGCTGATGAAAGCCGCCCACGCACTGGAGGGCAAGGCCGATGCCTTTGCCCAAGCCATGGCGGCAGAGACCGGCGCATCCGGCATTTGGGCAGGCTTTAACGTGCACCTGGCGGCCGACATGCTGCTCGAAGCCGCCGCCATCACTACGCAGATCAATGGTGAGGTGATTCCATCGAACGTGCCGGGCTCGGTGGCCATGGCGGTGCGCCAGCCAGCGGGCGTGGTGCTGGGCATTGCGCCGTGGAATGCGCCGGTGATTCTGGGCGTGCGCGCCATCGCCACGCCACTGGCCTGCGGCAACACGGTGGTGCTCAAGGGCTCAGAGCTGTGCCCCGCCACGCACGGCCTGATCATCGAGGCGCTACAAGAAGCCGGGCTGCCGCCGGGCGTGGTGAACTTTGTGACCAACGCCCCCGCCGATGCGGGCGCTGTGGTGGAGGCCATGGTGGCCCACCCGGCCCTGCGGCGCGTGAACTTCACCGGCTCGACCAAGGTGGGCCGCATCATTGCGCAGACCTGCGCCAAGTACCTCAAGCAGGCGGTGCTGGAGCTGGGCGGCAAGGCCCCGTTTGTGGTGCTGGACGATGCCGATGTGGACGCCGCTGTGGCTGCGGCCACCTTCGGTGCCTTCGCCAACTCAGGGCAGATCTGCATGTCCACCGAGCGCATCGTGGTGGACGAGAAAGTGGCCGACGAGTTTGTAGCCAAGCTGGCCGCACGCGCCACCAGCCTGCCGCTGGGCGATCCACGCAAAGGCCCGGTGGTGCTGGGCTCGGTGGTAGACCAGGCCACCGTCACCCGCTGCAATGCCCTCATCGACGACGCACTGGCCAAAGGCGCCACGCTGGTGTGCGGCGGCAAGGCCGACAGCACGCTGATGCCCGCCACGCTGCTGGACCATGTGACCCCCGCCATGGACATCTACCGCGAGGAGTCCTTTGCGCCCGTGAAGGCCATCGTGCGAGTGAACGGCGTGGAGGAAGCCGTGGCCTGCGCCAACGACAACGAGTTCGGCCTCTCGGCCGCCGTGTTTGGCCGCGATGTAGCCCGCGCCTGGCAGGTGGCCGGGCGCATCGAGTCCGGCATTTGCCACGTCAACGGCCCCACGGTGCACGACGAGGCGCAGATGCCCTTTGGCGGCGTGAAGGCCTCAGGCTACGGCCGCTTTGGTGGCAAGGCGGGGATTGATGCCTTCACCGAGCTGCGCTGGATCACGGTGCAGACAGCCCCACGGCACTATCCGTTCTGA
- the tsaD gene encoding tRNA (adenosine(37)-N6)-threonylcarbamoyltransferase complex transferase subunit TsaD, whose amino-acid sequence MSLLILGIESSCDETGVALVRSSGTGVPALLSHALHSQIEMHQAYGGVVPELASRDHIRRVLPLATQVLHDAGQTLTDVDVVAYTQGPGLAGALLVGAGVACALGAALGKPVLGVHHLEGHLLSPFLSADPPEFPFVALLVSGGHTQLMRVDGVGRYEILGETIDDAAGEAFDKSAKLMGLGYPGGPALSRLAQQGDAAAFKLPRPLLHSGDLDFSFAGLKTAVLTQAKKLGADLEARKADLAASTEAAIVDVLVRKTLTALKQTGLKRVVVAGGVGANRLLREQLNAACEKNRVRVHYPELHLCTDNGAMIAMAAAMRLQAGQQQANTAYAFDVKPRWPLDAITAPAA is encoded by the coding sequence ATGAGTTTGCTGATCCTGGGTATTGAATCTTCTTGCGACGAAACCGGCGTGGCGCTGGTGCGTTCATCGGGCACGGGCGTGCCTGCGTTGTTGTCCCACGCGCTGCACAGCCAGATCGAAATGCACCAAGCCTACGGCGGCGTGGTGCCCGAGCTGGCCAGCCGTGACCACATCCGCCGCGTGCTGCCGTTGGCCACTCAGGTGCTGCACGATGCCGGTCAGACCCTGACCGACGTGGACGTGGTGGCCTACACCCAGGGCCCTGGCCTGGCGGGCGCCTTGCTGGTGGGCGCGGGCGTGGCCTGTGCACTGGGGGCTGCGCTGGGCAAGCCGGTGCTGGGCGTGCACCACCTGGAGGGGCATTTGCTCTCGCCCTTTTTGAGTGCCGACCCGCCTGAGTTTCCGTTTGTGGCGCTGCTGGTGTCGGGCGGCCACACCCAGCTCATGCGGGTGGACGGGGTGGGGCGCTACGAAATCCTGGGCGAAACCATTGACGATGCTGCGGGCGAGGCGTTTGACAAGTCTGCCAAGCTCATGGGCCTGGGCTACCCCGGCGGGCCTGCCTTGTCGCGCCTGGCGCAGCAGGGCGATGCAGCGGCCTTCAAGCTGCCACGGCCACTGCTGCACAGCGGCGATCTGGACTTCTCGTTTGCCGGGCTCAAAACCGCGGTGCTGACCCAGGCCAAAAAGCTGGGCGCAGACCTGGAAGCCCGCAAGGCCGACCTGGCTGCCAGCACCGAGGCGGCCATCGTCGATGTGCTGGTGCGAAAGACCCTGACGGCCCTCAAGCAAACGGGCCTCAAGCGCGTGGTGGTGGCGGGCGGTGTGGGCGCCAACCGCCTGCTGCGCGAGCAGCTCAACGCGGCCTGCGAGAAAAACCGCGTGCGCGTGCACTACCCCGAGCTGCACCTGTGCACCGACAACGGCGCCATGATCGCCATGGCCGCCGCCATGCGCCTGCAGGCCGGGCAGCAGCAGGCCAACACCGCCTACGCCTTTGACGTGAAGCCGCGCTGGCCGCTGGACGCGATCACCGCCCCTGCGGCTTGA
- a CDS encoding branched-chain amino acid ABC transporter substrate-binding protein produces the protein MKNHIARRRFPVALALLPTLVAAAVLAGCSKVPDTLKIGVAQPLTGPLGALGQDLLNGVNLAVQELNKDGFMVDGKRVKLEVVAVDDKADAATGKQVAQQLVDAGVVAVIGHLNSGVSIETAPIYAGKSIPQIAISTNPKFTQLGFDTSFRMVANDTLQARAIGSFAATQLGASRYAALDDGTPYGKGLADGAAAQLKAENKEVVVRKSFDDKTVAFEALAGELKAARVEVIVSTLNDFQALALLKELQKVGHTKVQLLGGDTIKTTDMLKGAGLVEGLYATSPVLEAKEFTTGKPFLEKYLAAYKKPPAYGGHYSYDSTYVLTAAIQKAKSADPKEITKAMHAINGYAPVIGTMSWDDKGEQRYGAVGVYELRGGNWELRMRSDRW, from the coding sequence ATGAAGAATCACATTGCGCGTCGCCGTTTCCCGGTGGCCTTGGCCCTGCTGCCCACCCTGGTCGCAGCCGCTGTGCTGGCCGGGTGCAGCAAGGTGCCAGACACCCTCAAGATCGGCGTAGCCCAGCCCTTGACCGGCCCGCTGGGGGCGTTGGGGCAAGACTTGCTCAACGGCGTGAACCTGGCCGTGCAAGAGCTGAACAAGGACGGCTTCATGGTGGACGGCAAGCGCGTCAAGCTGGAAGTGGTGGCGGTGGACGACAAGGCCGACGCGGCCACGGGCAAGCAGGTGGCCCAGCAACTGGTGGATGCCGGGGTGGTGGCGGTCATCGGCCACCTCAACTCGGGCGTGAGCATCGAGACGGCACCCATCTACGCGGGCAAAAGCATCCCGCAGATCGCCATCTCCACCAACCCCAAGTTCACACAGCTGGGTTTTGACACCTCCTTTCGCATGGTGGCCAACGACACCTTGCAGGCGCGCGCCATTGGCTCGTTTGCGGCCACCCAGCTGGGCGCCTCGCGCTATGCCGCGCTGGACGACGGAACGCCCTACGGCAAGGGCCTGGCCGACGGTGCTGCCGCCCAGCTCAAGGCCGAGAACAAGGAAGTCGTGGTGCGCAAGTCGTTTGACGACAAGACCGTGGCGTTTGAGGCGCTGGCGGGCGAGCTGAAGGCCGCCCGGGTGGAGGTGATCGTCTCCACCCTCAACGATTTCCAGGCCCTGGCATTGCTCAAAGAGCTGCAAAAGGTGGGCCACACCAAGGTGCAGCTGCTGGGCGGCGACACCATCAAGACCACCGACATGCTCAAGGGCGCAGGCCTGGTCGAAGGGCTCTACGCCACCTCCCCCGTGCTGGAGGCCAAGGAGTTCACCACGGGCAAGCCGTTCCTCGAAAAGTACCTGGCTGCCTACAAAAAGCCACCGGCTTACGGCGGCCACTACAGCTACGACAGCACCTATGTGCTGACCGCCGCCATCCAGAAGGCCAAGTCGGCCGACCCCAAAGAGATCACCAAAGCCATGCACGCCATCAACGGCTACGCCCCCGTCATCGGCACCATGAGCTGGGATGACAAGGGCGAGCAGCGCTACGGCGCCGTGGGCGTGTACGAGCTGCGCGGCGGCAACTGGGAATTGCGCATGCGTTCTGACCGCTGGTAA
- a CDS encoding ANTAR domain-containing response regulator yields MNEALRIVVVAPDLAVTDPDDEHALLQAERSRALRIGLLENNFNLIATLPADVFLSDRLAQLQPDLIIVDAESEARDALEHVVMATRDARRPIVMFTNDEDTSHVKDAVAAGVSAYIVAGLAPQRIRPILDVAMARFQHEQALRAELADAKTELKDRKTIDRAKGLLMQRQGLSEQAAYDKLRKTAMDKGLKLVDVAQRMLDVMDLLG; encoded by the coding sequence ATGAATGAGGCATTACGTATCGTGGTGGTCGCCCCCGACCTGGCCGTGACCGACCCGGATGACGAGCACGCCCTGCTGCAGGCAGAGCGCTCCCGCGCGCTGCGCATTGGCCTGCTGGAGAACAACTTCAACCTCATTGCCACGCTGCCCGCCGACGTCTTCCTGAGCGACCGGCTGGCCCAGTTGCAGCCCGACCTGATCATCGTGGACGCCGAGAGCGAAGCCCGCGATGCGCTGGAGCATGTGGTGATGGCCACGCGCGATGCCCGCCGGCCCATCGTCATGTTCACCAACGACGAGGACACCTCGCACGTCAAGGACGCGGTGGCCGCAGGCGTGTCGGCCTACATCGTGGCGGGGCTGGCGCCGCAGCGCATACGCCCCATCCTGGATGTGGCGATGGCGCGCTTTCAGCACGAGCAAGCCTTGCGGGCAGAGCTGGCCGACGCCAAGACCGAGCTCAAGGACCGCAAGACCATCGACCGCGCCAAGGGCCTGCTCATGCAGCGCCAGGGCCTGAGTGAACAGGCCGCCTACGACAAGCTGCGCAAGACGGCCATGGACAAGGGCCTGAAGCTGGTGGACGTGGCCCAGCGCATGCTGGACGTAATGGACCTGCTCGGCTGA
- a CDS encoding CmpA/NrtA family ABC transporter substrate-binding protein produces the protein MTDLLKTSLHRRTVLQAATVGAVGVSPALRALVHAQGSDAPEKKEVKIGFIPLTDCASVVMASVLGIDKKYGVTIIPTKEASWAGVRDKLVNGELDFAHVLYGLVYGVHLGVSGPKKDMAVLMNLNHNGQAITLSKKLADKGAVNGAGLAKLMASEKREYTFAQTFPTGTHAMWLYYWLAAHGIDPMKDAKVITVPPPQMVANMRVGNMDGFCVGEPWNQRAIMDGIGVTASTTQAIWQDHPEKVLGTTAEFAQKYPNTARAVTAAILEASRWIDEGLANKNKMAETIAGKAYVNTSVDAINQRILGRYQDGMGKSWDDPNHMKFYNDGAVNFPYLSDGMWFLTQHKRWGLLKDHPDYAGVAKAINRIDLYKQAATASKTPLPKSDTRSHKLIDGVVWDGKDPKKYADGFKIKA, from the coding sequence ATGACCGATTTGTTGAAAACCAGCCTCCACCGCCGCACCGTGCTGCAAGCGGCCACCGTGGGCGCCGTGGGTGTCAGCCCCGCACTGCGTGCGCTTGTCCACGCCCAGGGGTCGGATGCGCCTGAGAAGAAAGAGGTCAAGATCGGTTTTATCCCGCTGACCGACTGCGCCAGCGTGGTGATGGCCTCGGTGCTGGGCATCGACAAGAAGTACGGCGTCACCATCATCCCCACCAAGGAAGCCAGCTGGGCCGGTGTGCGCGACAAGCTGGTCAACGGCGAGCTGGACTTTGCCCACGTGCTGTATGGCCTGGTGTATGGCGTGCACCTGGGTGTGAGCGGCCCCAAGAAAGACATGGCCGTGCTGATGAACCTGAACCACAACGGCCAGGCCATCACGCTGTCTAAAAAGCTGGCGGACAAGGGTGCCGTGAACGGCGCCGGGCTGGCCAAGCTGATGGCCAGCGAAAAGCGCGAATACACCTTTGCCCAGACCTTCCCCACCGGCACGCACGCCATGTGGCTGTATTACTGGCTGGCCGCGCATGGCATTGACCCGATGAAGGACGCCAAGGTCATCACCGTGCCCCCACCGCAAATGGTGGCCAACATGCGCGTGGGCAACATGGACGGCTTTTGCGTGGGTGAGCCCTGGAACCAGCGCGCCATCATGGACGGCATCGGGGTCACGGCCAGCACCACACAAGCCATCTGGCAAGACCACCCCGAGAAGGTGCTGGGCACCACGGCAGAGTTTGCGCAAAAGTACCCCAACACCGCCCGCGCCGTGACAGCCGCCATCCTGGAAGCCAGCCGCTGGATCGACGAGGGCCTGGCCAACAAGAACAAGATGGCCGAAACCATTGCGGGCAAGGCCTATGTGAACACCAGTGTGGACGCGATCAACCAGCGCATCCTGGGCCGCTACCAGGACGGCATGGGCAAGAGCTGGGACGACCCGAACCACATGAAGTTCTACAACGACGGCGCAGTGAACTTCCCCTACCTGTCCGACGGCATGTGGTTCCTGACGCAGCACAAGCGCTGGGGCCTGCTCAAGGACCACCCCGACTACGCGGGCGTGGCCAAGGCCATCAACCGGATCGATCTGTACAAGCAGGCCGCCACTGCGTCCAAAACCCCCCTGCCCAAGAGCGACACGCGCAGCCACAAGCTGATCGACGGCGTGGTGTGGGACGGCAAGGACCCCAAGAAGTACGCCGACGGCTTCAAGATCAAGGCCTGA
- the ntrB gene encoding nitrate ABC transporter permease: protein MVSAVFHTPLDAAPHADKPATNSIAPSALSMSATAQNTSKPMASAPTKATGRDMAAWSRNFWMAVLPPACGVALLLAVWSMVSVSTGKSIPSPLETWGQAVEVFSNPFYRNGPNDQGVGWNVLMSLQRVAVGFGLAALVGIPAGFVIGRFNFLSRMFNPLISLLRPVSPLAWLPIGLLVFKGANPAAIWTIFICSIWPMVINTAVGVQRVPQDYMNVARVLQLSEWKIATKILFPAVLPYMLTGIRLAVGTAWLVIVAAEMLTGGVGIGFWVWDEWNNLNVKNIIIAIFVIGIVGLVLEYALIKLATAFTFEEVKT, encoded by the coding sequence ATGGTCAGTGCTGTTTTTCACACCCCGCTGGACGCCGCGCCCCACGCGGACAAGCCCGCTACAAACTCCATAGCGCCTAGCGCTTTATCCATGAGCGCTACAGCCCAAAACACCTCTAAGCCCATGGCCTCGGCCCCCACCAAGGCCACTGGCCGCGACATGGCGGCGTGGTCGCGCAACTTCTGGATGGCGGTGCTTCCACCCGCCTGCGGCGTTGCGCTGCTGCTGGCGGTCTGGTCGATGGTGTCCGTCTCCACAGGCAAGAGCATCCCCAGCCCGCTGGAGACCTGGGGCCAGGCGGTGGAGGTGTTCAGCAACCCCTTCTACCGCAATGGCCCCAACGACCAGGGCGTGGGCTGGAACGTGCTGATGAGCCTGCAGCGCGTGGCCGTGGGCTTTGGGCTGGCGGCGCTGGTGGGCATTCCGGCCGGGTTTGTCATCGGGCGCTTCAACTTCCTGTCGCGCATGTTCAACCCGCTCATCAGCCTGCTGCGCCCCGTGTCGCCCCTGGCCTGGTTGCCCATTGGCCTGCTGGTGTTCAAGGGCGCCAACCCGGCTGCCATCTGGACCATCTTCATCTGCTCCATCTGGCCCATGGTCATCAACACTGCGGTGGGCGTGCAGCGCGTGCCGCAGGACTACATGAACGTGGCCCGTGTGCTGCAACTGTCGGAGTGGAAGATCGCCACCAAGATCCTGTTCCCCGCCGTGCTGCCCTACATGCTCACCGGCATCCGTCTGGCCGTTGGCACCGCGTGGCTGGTGATCGTGGCGGCCGAGATGCTCACGGGCGGCGTAGGCATCGGCTTTTGGGTGTGGGACGAGTGGAACAACCTGAACGTCAAGAACATCATCATCGCCATCTTCGTGATCGGCATCGTCGGGCTGGTGCTGGAGTACGCACTCATCAAGCTGGCCACCGCCTTCACGTTTGAAGAGGTCAAAACTTGA
- a CDS encoding ABC transporter ATP-binding protein produces the protein MHTSLTTKFIEIQGVEQTFKTAKGLFPALKGIDLTIAKGEFVALIGHSGCGKSTLLNLIAGLTTPTNGVLICANKEIKGPGPERAVVFQNHSLLPWLTCFDNIYLAVERVFGGKENMAQLQARTDAALALVGLTHAGQKRPGEISGGMKQRVGIARALSMEPQVLLMDEPFGALDALTRAKLQDELLEIVARTQSTVVMVTHDVDEAVLLSDKIVMMTNGPAATIGEVLHVDLPRPRKRVELAEDPHYVQYRKAVIDFLYTRQTHVEKTAA, from the coding sequence ATGCATACCTCTCTCACCACCAAGTTCATCGAAATCCAAGGCGTGGAGCAAACGTTCAAAACCGCCAAGGGGCTTTTCCCGGCGCTGAAGGGCATCGACCTGACTATTGCGAAAGGCGAGTTCGTGGCGCTCATCGGGCACTCGGGCTGCGGCAAATCCACACTGCTGAACCTGATTGCAGGCCTCACCACCCCCACCAACGGGGTGCTGATCTGCGCCAACAAAGAGATCAAGGGCCCCGGCCCTGAGCGCGCGGTGGTGTTCCAGAACCATTCACTGCTGCCCTGGCTCACGTGCTTTGACAACATCTACCTGGCGGTGGAGCGCGTGTTTGGTGGCAAGGAAAACATGGCCCAGCTCCAGGCCCGCACCGACGCCGCGCTGGCCCTGGTGGGCCTGACGCACGCAGGCCAAAAGCGCCCCGGCGAAATATCGGGCGGCATGAAGCAGCGCGTGGGCATTGCCCGGGCGCTCTCCATGGAACCCCAGGTGCTGCTGATGGACGAGCCCTTTGGCGCGCTGGACGCCCTGACCCGCGCCAAGCTGCAAGACGAGCTGCTGGAGATTGTGGCCCGCACCCAAAGCACCGTGGTCATGGTGACGCACGACGTGGACGAGGCCGTGCTGCTGTCCGACAAGATCGTGATGATGACCAATGGCCCCGCCGCCACCATTGGCGAGGTGCTGCACGTGGACTTGCCCCGCCCGCGCAAGCGCGTGGAGCTGGCCGAAGACCCGCACTACGTGCAGTACCGCAAGGCGGTGATCGACTTTTTGTACACACGTCAAACCCACGTGGAAAAAACCGCTGCCTGA
- a CDS encoding methyl-accepting chemotaxis protein — protein MNALIARLKLWQKFALVCAACMLLAVTASALVLQARYEALRTARAEQAGLKPAEQVLRLIQLTQQHRGLSNGALSGNTQFIAQREKKQAEVQDRLKQALQATQALAASANDTKLSPLTAQIENDWQALAAQVAAPGAKAADSFRNHTALVARQLVLLNQVLDTSTLTLDPEASSYYLMSGTLDQLPALTESLGQARAVGAGALTRRDLGNAERAALLAAVTAARLQNDKAQALLSRAGEADAAVQRTLASAQKKAADDASRALQSIQEQLLQPTELSHPPQAYFASLTEAIDTQFALIAKGYETLDTMLEERVAQAQRFMWWFSAALLAALVATLWVSLATVRQAQAAVQQTLGAARALAVGDLGQPLHLNTHDEFGDIARALNQSTRALADTVQGIQQSIATVHTASVEIAAGTQDLSARTEQQASALEQTAASMETLNQTVSANSQSASQAHALARQASEEAEHGGAQVQKVVAFMQGIHESSRKIADITGVIDSIAFQTNILALNAAVEAARAGEQGRGFAVVASEVRSLAQRSAQAAHEIKALITDSVQRMDEGSRQADSAGQAMQGIVQAIARVSGIMAEISSASTEQASGISQVLEAVEHMDRMTQQNAALVEETAAASQGLRSQADQVSSAMAHFRLQP, from the coding sequence ATGAATGCACTGATTGCACGCTTGAAACTCTGGCAAAAATTTGCACTGGTCTGCGCAGCCTGCATGCTGCTGGCCGTTACCGCATCGGCTTTGGTGCTGCAAGCTCGCTATGAAGCCCTGCGCACTGCACGGGCGGAACAAGCGGGGCTGAAGCCCGCAGAGCAGGTGCTGCGACTCATCCAGCTGACCCAACAGCACCGAGGGCTGTCCAACGGAGCGCTCTCGGGCAACACCCAATTCATCGCGCAGCGCGAGAAAAAGCAGGCCGAGGTGCAAGACCGCCTGAAACAGGCACTGCAAGCCACCCAGGCACTGGCCGCCAGCGCCAACGACACCAAGCTGTCGCCCCTGACAGCGCAGATTGAAAATGATTGGCAGGCGCTCGCCGCCCAGGTCGCGGCCCCCGGCGCCAAGGCGGCAGACAGCTTTCGCAACCACACCGCCCTTGTCGCGCGGCAACTGGTGCTTCTCAACCAGGTGCTGGACACATCCACACTGACCCTGGACCCCGAGGCATCCAGTTACTACCTGATGTCGGGCACGCTCGACCAATTGCCCGCGCTGACGGAGTCACTCGGCCAGGCGCGGGCGGTGGGCGCCGGCGCACTCACCCGCCGCGATCTGGGCAACGCCGAGCGGGCCGCCTTGTTGGCAGCCGTCACTGCGGCGCGCCTACAGAACGACAAGGCGCAAGCACTGCTCAGCCGCGCTGGCGAAGCCGATGCAGCCGTACAACGCACGCTGGCCAGCGCGCAGAAAAAAGCGGCGGACGACGCCAGCCGCGCACTGCAGTCCATTCAGGAGCAACTGCTGCAACCCACCGAGCTGAGCCACCCGCCCCAGGCCTACTTCGCCAGCCTGACCGAGGCCATCGACACCCAGTTCGCCCTCATCGCCAAAGGCTATGAAACCCTGGACACCATGCTGGAAGAGCGCGTGGCGCAGGCACAGCGCTTTATGTGGTGGTTCAGCGCCGCGCTGCTGGCCGCCCTGGTGGCGACCCTGTGGGTGAGCCTGGCCACGGTGCGCCAGGCGCAAGCCGCCGTGCAGCAAACCCTGGGCGCAGCCCGGGCCCTGGCCGTGGGGGACCTGGGCCAGCCGCTGCACCTGAACACCCACGACGAGTTTGGTGACATCGCCCGCGCCCTGAACCAATCCACCCGCGCCCTGGCGGACACAGTGCAAGGCATTCAGCAGTCCATCGCCACGGTGCACACGGCATCGGTCGAGATTGCCGCAGGCACGCAGGACCTGAGCGCGCGCACCGAGCAACAGGCCAGCGCGCTGGAGCAAACCGCCGCCTCGATGGAAACCCTGAACCAGACGGTGAGCGCCAACAGCCAAAGCGCCAGCCAGGCCCATGCCCTGGCCCGCCAGGCCAGCGAAGAGGCCGAGCACGGGGGCGCGCAGGTGCAAAAGGTGGTGGCGTTCATGCAGGGCATCCACGAAAGCTCGCGCAAGATCGCAGACATCACCGGGGTGATCGACTCCATTGCGTTCCAGACCAACATCCTGGCGCTGAATGCGGCGGTGGAAGCCGCCCGCGCAGGCGAGCAAGGGCGCGGGTTTGCAGTGGTGGCCAGCGAGGTGCGCAGCCTGGCCCAGCGCTCAGCCCAGGCCGCCCATGAGATCAAGGCACTCATCACCGATTCGGTGCAGCGCATGGACGAAGGCTCTCGCCAGGCCGACAGCGCGGGCCAGGCCATGCAAGGCATCGTGCAGGCGATTGCCCGGGTCAGCGGCATCATGGCCGAGATCAGCAGCGCCAGCACCGAGCAGGCGTCGGGCATCTCGCAGGTGCTGGAGGCGGTGGAGCACATGGACCGCATGACCCAGCAAAACGCGGCCCTGGTGGAGGAAACCGCCGCTGCATCACAGGGGCTGCGCTCGCAGGCCGATCAGGTCAGCAGCGCGATGGCGCATTTCCGCCTGCAGCCTTGA